AAGATCAGCTGGAGATGCCAGTTCATGAGAGTTCGCAGTAACAGATAGACCATATCGGATGAGTCACGAGTTATACTCCCACCACTCTTTTCCATTGGAATCCGTCCTGAAAAGAGTTCCGATCTTCCTCAGATAGGCATCGAGCGCCTCATCCAGGGCATCGCGCTTGCTCCCGCACGCGGGGCATTGCTTGTCTGACAACTTGTTCGTTTCGTTGCAGGTGGTGCCGCAGATGAAGGATTGCTTGCACTTCCAGTACTTGTGGTCGTCACGGATTGTTGTAGTGGGCGCCGACTTGGACATGGTTGCAATACTACTGTAAGCTGAGTGATTTTCAGCTGAAGGCTTCCAAGGTTCTAAGGGGTGCAATAGTCTTGCTGAGGGTGTTGTAGGATGGGAGGCCGGAAAGCTCCGTACATATAGGGGTGTTGAGTATGCTATTCACGGTAGTTTAGATCCATGTTCAATAGATGAGAGGTATTGTTACTCGGTGGCTAGATAGAGTCTGAAACATTGTAGATGTGCGTGTTGACAGTTGAATGCGTTTGCACACAATAGAGAAACAGGCACGAGGTTCAATTCAGGATAGGCAAACACATGTGCGCATCGTCGGAGAGTCACAGTGCATCGCGTAGCAAACTATGAAGGTGACTTGAGAAACAAAGGATACGTTGCACAACACATGACATTTGATTCATCTATAGAGGCTTCATCGATCCAGTCTCTGTTATCAACTGCTGCCGGCGATGCCGGAGAAGTTGCTTAGCcagctacagggtagcaagaCGTGCTCCTCACATGTGACAATGTGGCGGAGAGTGAGATTTCTGACTCACAGCCACAGCAAAGGGTCCGCAAATTCGCAATCAACGGACAACGGTGAATATTTCAATCCCTAGACTATCTCACGGGCCTCAACTGTGAGTCCTCACCTGAAGCTGCCACTAATCAAACCAAGGAGGGATGACGCCGCTGTAAGgggctcttcctccacagGTGCCCAATTACCGACTTTTCACGTCACAGCTGCCATCTCGAACCGCGTCATGAGCCACTAGATCAGGACAACCAATGGGAAATGCTCGATGAGTTGGTGGCGTCTTGgttaagaagaaaaaaacaagCCAGAAAATCCAACAGCTGAACGCCACGTCCCAGTAGTCACGGAGGCGGCACGCCCGCGACGACGCTATCGATGTTGGCTTTGGCTATCGAGACCAGCAGTCAAAGACACCGGCATTCGATAGCGTCCAGAGGAAATCGATAATGCCGTGAGCCGGTCGTCGACCTGTATTTGTGGGCATGGATGGCTATGGTTGTTGCAGCGGCTGTCTCAGCCAGCCCCTTTCAAGTGCCGTGTTCCGCCCCCTATTAAGAAGGGTAAATGTCCGACAGGATGCATTTCGTGCAGCGTCTCTTCCCCTGACTATTGAGTAGAGTTTGTCTCGGTGGATTTCCCACTGCCGCACTGCCGGTGGACCCGTGAAAGTCTCGATCGAAGCTGGGGACGGAGGTACGGCTTAACAATCAACACCCCTGGCACTGGCAGCCAGGGCGAGATCTGCGACCTACGACCCGACCAATCCAGAGCCTGGAGAGACAATCAAGAGACTCCACCATCTTGCTCTGTCGATCAATGCTGGATAAGGAATCACTGTGCCAATTGCCTTGGATCTCAAGAAAGAGCCAAGCAAACTGCCTATTGTCTCATGCACTGGAACCGCACAACTGCGGCCCTTTTGTCACTGCTCCTCAGCGAGGGGACAGAGCAGGTAGACACATGCTTTTTTCGCATCGCATTAGGCAAAGGCCTCGGGCACCATTGACCAAGCTTTGACAAGCTTTGGGGCTTCGGCTTTAAACAGGACAAGCACCGACCGACTCTAGCAGAGCAGGGGTCAGTATTTTTAGCGACGATAGCAGGTCCAGCTAGCCCATATTGAGGACACCAGTGCGACGGCCCTTGTCCGTGAGAAGAGATGCCATTGCGAGATGATAAGGCGGAagatgcgatgcgatgcgatgccaCAACGAGAGATACGTCAGGATCAGCACAGAGGATTTCGCTGCAGAAGGATCAACATGAGGATAGCTGTGCGAAATAGAGACTATTGGAGTTGAATGAC
This window of the Fusarium keratoplasticum isolate Fu6.1 chromosome 3, whole genome shotgun sequence genome carries:
- a CDS encoding RanBP2-type domain-containing protein — encoded protein: MSKSAPTTTIRDDHKYWKCKQSFICGTTCNETNKLSDKQCPACGSKRDALDEALDAYLRKIGTLFRTDSNGKEWWEYNS